Proteins co-encoded in one Ruegeria sp. YS9 genomic window:
- a CDS encoding NADPH:quinone oxidoreductase family protein, with product MRAYCIPYDGASAQLCDVKTPEPGEGQVRVAIKACGLNFADLLMQTGAYQDTPPAPFTLGMEIAGVVDTVGPGVSTLRPGDRIAVYSGQGGLAEYGVFDADRAIVLPDGTGFEDAAAIQIAYATSHMALEHRARLQPGETLLVTGAAGGVGLTAVEIGKLMGATVIAQARGENKLAVARAAGADHLIDASEDLRERVKSLGGADVVYDVIGGDVFKAAFRATNPEGRLLPIGFAGGDIPQIPANHLLVKNLTVIGVYIGGYLKFRPEAVRNSFETLFKWHSEGRIKPHISHVLPLEDVAQGMQLLKERKSTGKIVITP from the coding sequence ATGCGGGCCTATTGCATTCCATACGACGGGGCGTCTGCCCAGCTTTGTGACGTGAAAACACCCGAGCCGGGCGAAGGTCAGGTGCGGGTCGCCATAAAAGCGTGCGGCCTGAACTTCGCCGATCTGCTGATGCAGACGGGCGCGTATCAGGACACGCCACCTGCCCCATTCACTTTGGGCATGGAGATCGCCGGCGTCGTGGATACAGTCGGTCCCGGCGTTTCGACGCTGAGGCCGGGCGACCGGATCGCGGTCTATTCAGGTCAGGGCGGGTTGGCAGAATACGGCGTGTTCGACGCGGACCGTGCGATCGTGCTGCCGGACGGCACCGGCTTCGAAGACGCCGCCGCCATCCAGATCGCATATGCCACCAGTCACATGGCCCTTGAACACAGGGCACGCCTGCAACCGGGTGAAACCCTTCTGGTCACCGGCGCAGCGGGAGGCGTCGGCCTGACCGCCGTCGAAATCGGCAAACTCATGGGCGCCACGGTCATCGCGCAGGCACGCGGCGAGAACAAGCTTGCCGTTGCCCGTGCCGCTGGTGCCGATCATCTGATCGATGCTTCCGAAGACTTGCGGGAACGGGTCAAATCGCTGGGCGGCGCGGATGTCGTCTATGACGTCATCGGCGGGGATGTGTTCAAGGCCGCTTTCCGCGCGACCAATCCCGAAGGGCGTTTGCTGCCCATCGGATTCGCCGGGGGCGACATCCCGCAGATTCCGGCCAATCATCTCCTGGTCAAAAACCTAACCGTGATCGGGGTGTATATCGGCGGTTATCTGAAGTTCCGCCCCGAAGCTGTGCGCAACAGTTTTGAAACCCTGTTCAAATGGCATTCAGAGGGCAGGATAAAACCGCATATCAGTCACGTCCTGCCACTTGAAGACGTCGCGCAGGGAATGCAGTTGCTGAAAGAGCGAAAATCGACGGGCAAGATCGTGATCACGCCCTGA
- a CDS encoding 8-oxoguanine deaminase: MTETLLKNADLILTMDESRQELSKADILVRDGQIARIGRGLETQGEVHDVSGCVVTPGLVNTHHHLYQTLTRAVPGGQDALLFGWLQTLYPIWSRFGPEEMFTSAQIGLAELALSGCTLSSDHLYLYPNGARLEDTIAAASELGMRFHPTRGAMSIGESDGGLPPDHLVEKEAAILDDMIRVVDAFHDPSEGSMCRVGLAPCSPFSVSRDLMRDAALLARDKGVMLHTHLAENDEDIAYSQAQFGCRPGQYAEELGWTGPDVWHAHCVKLDGAEIDLFSRSETGVAHCPCSNCRLGSGIAPVRAMRDAGVKVGLGADGSASNDNGNLMLEARQAMLLQRVANGADAMSVREALEIATRGGADVLGRPDCGRLMPGKRADIAVWDTRGIESAGSWDPAALLLAGPMSVKHLFVEGRQIVRDGHITTIDLPRVIERQNTLARALQA, encoded by the coding sequence ATGACGGAAACCCTACTCAAGAATGCTGATCTGATCCTGACGATGGACGAGTCCCGGCAGGAATTGTCCAAGGCTGATATTCTGGTCCGCGACGGGCAGATTGCCCGGATCGGGCGGGGATTGGAAACACAGGGTGAGGTGCATGATGTTTCAGGCTGTGTGGTGACGCCCGGCCTGGTGAATACCCACCACCATCTTTATCAAACTCTGACACGGGCGGTGCCGGGCGGACAGGATGCGTTGCTGTTTGGGTGGCTGCAAACGCTCTACCCGATCTGGTCGCGTTTCGGGCCGGAGGAAATGTTCACCTCGGCCCAGATCGGTTTGGCGGAACTGGCGCTGTCGGGGTGCACGCTCAGTTCCGATCACCTTTACCTCTATCCCAACGGTGCGCGGCTTGAGGATACGATCGCTGCCGCATCCGAGTTGGGGATGCGGTTTCATCCGACACGCGGCGCGATGAGCATCGGCGAGAGCGACGGGGGCCTACCGCCGGACCATCTGGTGGAAAAGGAAGCCGCTATTCTGGACGACATGATCCGGGTTGTTGATGCGTTTCACGACCCGTCGGAGGGTTCGATGTGCCGCGTTGGCCTTGCCCCGTGTTCACCGTTTTCCGTCAGCCGGGACCTGATGCGCGATGCGGCGTTGCTGGCGCGGGACAAGGGCGTAATGCTGCATACCCATCTGGCCGAGAATGATGAGGATATTGCCTATTCGCAGGCGCAATTCGGCTGCCGCCCGGGGCAATATGCCGAGGAATTGGGCTGGACCGGCCCGGATGTCTGGCACGCCCATTGCGTCAAGCTGGACGGGGCCGAGATTGATCTGTTCTCGCGCTCGGAAACAGGCGTGGCCCATTGCCCCTGTTCAAATTGTCGTCTCGGATCGGGTATCGCGCCGGTGCGGGCGATGCGCGATGCGGGTGTCAAGGTCGGCCTCGGCGCGGATGGATCGGCCAGCAATGACAATGGCAACCTCATGCTTGAGGCGCGCCAGGCCATGTTGTTGCAGCGGGTCGCCAATGGTGCGGATGCCATGTCGGTCCGCGAAGCGCTTGAGATCGCGACGCGCGGCGGGGCGGATGTGTTGGGACGTCCCGATTGTGGACGGCTGATGCCCGGAAAACGTGCCGATATTGCGGTGTGGGATACCCGCGGCATCGAAAGCGCGGGCAGTTGGGATCCGGCGGCTCTGCTTCTGGCGGGGCCGATGTCTGTGAAACACCTGTTCGTCGAAGGCCGCCAGATCGTACGTGACGGG
- the hisN gene encoding histidinol-phosphatase codes for MQPTTLSDIEIAEEMAEAAREAILPFFRQTNLETANKLTDGFDPVTVADRAAEQAMRDVLARRCPDDGVLGEEFGAHTGTSGRTWVLDPIDGTRGFISGTPTWGVLIALSDQDGPFMGVIDQPYIGERFVGSSSGAHMTGPQGSRRIRTRDTRALDQATLFTTFPEVGTPQDRAGFQAVSDQVQLTRYGMDCYAYALLAAGQADLVIEAGLNSYDIQAPIAVIQAAGGVVTDWQGGPAHQGGRALAAANADLHAAALEILRQF; via the coding sequence ATGCAACCGACGACACTGAGCGATATCGAAATTGCCGAAGAAATGGCCGAGGCTGCGCGTGAGGCCATACTCCCCTTTTTTCGTCAAACAAATCTGGAAACCGCCAACAAACTGACCGACGGGTTCGACCCGGTCACCGTGGCTGACCGCGCCGCTGAACAGGCGATGCGGGACGTTCTGGCGCGGCGGTGCCCGGATGACGGTGTGCTGGGCGAGGAGTTCGGCGCGCATACGGGCACCAGTGGCCGTACCTGGGTACTGGACCCCATCGATGGCACCCGTGGGTTTATCAGCGGCACGCCAACCTGGGGTGTTTTGATTGCGCTGAGTGATCAGGACGGGCCTTTTATGGGTGTAATCGATCAGCCGTATATCGGAGAGCGCTTTGTCGGATCGTCTTCCGGTGCTCACATGACCGGTCCGCAGGGCAGCAGAAGAATTCGAACGCGCGATACCAGGGCGCTGGATCAGGCGACTTTGTTTACCACTTTCCCCGAGGTTGGAACCCCGCAGGACCGCGCAGGGTTTCAGGCCGTGTCCGATCAGGTACAGCTGACGCGCTATGGAATGGATTGCTATGCCTATGCGCTTCTGGCTGCCGGGCAGGCGGATTTGGTGATCGAGGCGGGCTTGAATTCCTATGATATTCAAGCGCCGATTGCCGTTATTCAGGCGGCTGGCGGTGTCGTGACTGATTGGCAGGGCGGCCCCGCGCATCAAGGCGGTCGGGCCCTGGCTGCGGCCAACGCTGACCTGCACGCCGCAGCGCTTGAGATACTCCGCCAATTCTGA
- a CDS encoding Bax inhibitor-1/YccA family protein, whose translation MAQFDTIRTASGARAAEIDQGLRAHMNKVYGTMSVGMLITALAAWAIAGLAVTSDPSNAVAQIGADRYLTSLGGALFLSPLKWVVMFAPLAFILFGWGALMRRGSAATVQLGFFVFAAVMGISMSSIFMIFTPYSITQTFLVTAIAFAGLSLYGYTTKRNLSGMGTFFMMGVIGLLVAMIINLFLQSGVMMLAISAIGILIFAGLTAFYTQDIKNTYVAHAAHGDQEWLDKAAFDGALSLYISFLNMFQFLLMFMGQQE comes from the coding sequence ATGGCACAATTCGACACGATCCGGACGGCATCCGGCGCGCGCGCCGCCGAGATTGATCAGGGCCTGCGCGCCCACATGAACAAAGTCTACGGCACAATGTCCGTCGGCATGCTGATCACTGCACTGGCGGCATGGGCTATTGCCGGTCTGGCAGTAACCAGCGATCCAAGCAACGCGGTCGCACAGATCGGCGCAGATCGCTATCTGACCAGCCTGGGTGGCGCGCTGTTCCTGTCGCCGCTGAAATGGGTGGTCATGTTTGCGCCGCTGGCCTTTATCCTATTTGGCTGGGGTGCCCTGATGCGCCGCGGCTCAGCCGCGACAGTTCAGCTTGGCTTCTTCGTCTTTGCCGCGGTGATGGGCATCTCGATGAGCTCGATCTTCATGATCTTCACGCCCTACTCGATTACCCAGACCTTCCTGGTGACGGCAATCGCCTTTGCTGGCCTCAGCCTTTATGGCTATACCACAAAGCGAAACCTCAGCGGAATGGGCACCTTCTTCATGATGGGTGTGATTGGTCTGCTGGTTGCAATGATCATCAACCTGTTTCTGCAATCCGGCGTGATGATGCTGGCCATCTCGGCGATTGGCATCCTGATCTTTGCCGGTCTGACCGCGTTCTACACGCAGGACATCAAGAACACATACGTCGCCCATGCTGCGCATGGCGATCAGGAATGGCTGGACAAAGCGGCCTTTGACGGCGCGCTGAGCCTGTACATCTCGTTCCTGAACATGTTCCAGTTCCTGCTGATGTTCATGGGCCAGCAGGAATAG
- a CDS encoding LysR family transcriptional regulator: MRNLDITTLRSFVAVADQGGVTRAAGFLHLTQSAVSMQLKRLEELLGLELLDRSGRTIALTASGEQLLAYARRMIALNDEVISKLTDQAFEGEVVLGVPHDIVYPAIPRVLQRFNADFPRVRVQLVSSYSLQLKDMYKRGECDVILTTEPSSADGAETIAELPLRWIGAPGGSAWRKRPLPLALGRRCLFRPQVISALDAAGVPWELSVETENDRTIEATVSADLAVHAMLDGTEAAHLEQIDSGGALPDLPAHMINLYGGEPGRDAVVEALAQLVRQNFRLLGGTQLRAVVG, encoded by the coding sequence ATGCGGAATTTGGACATTACAACCCTGCGATCCTTTGTGGCGGTGGCGGATCAGGGCGGTGTGACCCGCGCTGCCGGATTTCTGCACCTGACGCAGTCTGCGGTGTCCATGCAGCTGAAACGGCTGGAGGAGCTGCTGGGCCTGGAGTTGCTGGACCGAAGCGGCAGAACAATTGCCCTGACCGCATCCGGTGAGCAGCTGCTGGCCTACGCGCGCCGCATGATTGCCCTGAATGACGAGGTAATCTCGAAACTCACCGACCAGGCCTTTGAAGGCGAAGTGGTTCTGGGCGTTCCCCATGACATCGTCTACCCCGCGATCCCTCGGGTCCTGCAACGGTTCAACGCCGATTTTCCCCGTGTCAGGGTGCAGTTGGTGTCGTCCTATTCACTGCAATTGAAAGACATGTACAAGCGGGGCGAATGTGATGTGATCCTGACGACCGAACCGTCTTCGGCCGATGGCGCAGAGACCATCGCAGAGCTGCCGTTGCGCTGGATCGGTGCGCCGGGCGGATCTGCATGGCGCAAACGTCCCTTGCCTCTGGCGCTTGGACGGCGCTGCTTGTTCAGACCGCAGGTCATTTCGGCACTGGATGCCGCCGGAGTACCGTGGGAACTGTCAGTGGAAACCGAAAACGACCGGACAATAGAAGCCACGGTCAGTGCCGATCTTGCCGTACACGCAATGCTGGACGGAACCGAGGCCGCACATCTTGAACAGATCGACTCGGGTGGGGCTCTGCCGGATTTGCCTGCGCATATGATCAATCTATACGGTGGGGAACCGGGCCGGGATGCGGTTGTCGAAGCTCTGGCACAATTGGTGCGTCAGAACTTCAGATTGCTGGGCGGTACGCAGTTGCGGGCGGTGGTTGGGTGA
- a CDS encoding helix-turn-helix domain-containing protein, which produces MTHHVDVHVGKRVRHRRWLIGMTQQQLAQQVGIKFQQIQKYETGANRISASRLWDIAEALDVPVSFFFEGLEEAQKSDADKKSVPADLMGDKEALDLVRSYYAIPENQRRRLFELARVLSDVA; this is translated from the coding sequence ATGACTCATCACGTCGATGTCCATGTGGGCAAGCGCGTTCGGCATCGCCGCTGGCTGATTGGGATGACCCAGCAGCAGTTGGCGCAGCAAGTTGGTATCAAGTTTCAGCAAATCCAGAAATATGAGACCGGTGCCAACCGAATCAGCGCATCCCGCCTGTGGGACATCGCCGAGGCGCTGGATGTTCCGGTCAGCTTTTTCTTCGAAGGTCTGGAAGAAGCCCAGAAAAGCGATGCGGACAAGAAATCCGTCCCTGCTGACCTGATGGGTGACAAAGAAGCTCTGGATCTGGTGCGCTCTTACTATGCGATTCCGGAAAACCAGCGTCGCCGCCTGTTCGAACTGGCGCGGGTTCTCAGCGACGTTGCCTGA
- a CDS encoding DUF1127 domain-containing protein, producing MTQLAIHNPCKPAKRSLVSLISQAFELSRQRRKLAQLDAAMLDDIGLTREEATSEAERFFWDAPQFWKR from the coding sequence ATGACGCAACTCGCAATCCATAATCCCTGCAAACCGGCCAAACGTTCTTTGGTGTCCCTGATCTCTCAAGCGTTCGAACTGTCCAGACAGCGGCGAAAGCTGGCACAGCTGGATGCCGCCATGCTGGACGATATCGGTCTGACCCGCGAGGAAGCAACCTCAGAAGCAGAACGCTTCTTCTGGGATGCACCTCAATTCTGGAAAAGGTGA
- the rpmG gene encoding 50S ribosomal protein L33: protein MAKPTTIKIRLNSTAGTGHFYVTKKNARTMTEKMTIRKYDPVVRKHVEYKEGKIK, encoded by the coding sequence ATGGCGAAGCCGACGACAATCAAGATCCGTCTGAACTCGACCGCGGGCACGGGCCACTTCTACGTGACCAAGAAGAACGCGCGCACCATGACCGAGAAAATGACCATTCGTAAATACGACCCGGTCGTTCGCAAGCATGTCGAGTACAAGGAAGGCAAGATCAAGTAA